The window TCCCGCATTCGGAGCGCTGCCCCGGCAACCGGGGGGCACCCGTCATACCCCCGTACGCTCACCGACCGATTTCTCAGCGGCTCAGAGCCCCCGCCGATTTGATCTGCGACGCCAACGGCAACCGCCGCCGGCGCCGACAATAGGGGGACTATTAGTGCGAACCACCGTGCGTACGAAGATCGGTTTCGGCATCGTCGCTGCGGCCGTCTTGACCACGATGGCTGTCGGTGCGGGCTCCGCGGCTTCCGCCGCCGAGCGCCCGACTGGGGGTTACGACCGCTACGCCACGCAGTACCAGTACGGCTACGACTCGTACTACTACGGCTCGCCGCGCTACGCGCCGCGTTACACGACGCAGCCGACCCGCCCGGTCGCGACGCGTCCGGCCACCACGCAGCCGACGACGCCGACCACGACCCGGCCCACGACGACGGCGCCCACCACAACGGCGCCCGCGACGACGACGCCGGTCGGCAGCACCGCGTCTTCCGCGTACTCCGCTCCGCAGCTCGCGGTGCTCGCCCAGATCAACAAGGTCCGGGCCGCCAACGGCGCGAAGGCGCTGACGATGAACAGCCAGCTCGTCGCGGCTGCCCGTCAGCACAACCTGGTCATGGCCGGCGGCTGCGGGCTCTCGCACCAGTGCGCCGGTGAGGGCAACGCCGGAGCGCGGATCAGCGCGCAGGGCCTGAAGTGGAGCGCGTACGCCGAGAACATCGGGTACGGCAGCACCAGCGCCGCGACCGACGCCGCGCACACCGCGACCGCGACCCGCATCACCCAGAGCATGATCGACGAGGTGGCCCCGAACGACGGCCACCGCCGGAACATCCTCAACCCGTCGCTCGGCCAGATCGGCATCGACCTGTACCGGG is drawn from Cryptosporangium aurantiacum and contains these coding sequences:
- a CDS encoding CAP domain-containing protein, with the translated sequence MRTTVRTKIGFGIVAAAVLTTMAVGAGSAASAAERPTGGYDRYATQYQYGYDSYYYGSPRYAPRYTTQPTRPVATRPATTQPTTPTTTRPTTTAPTTTAPATTTPVGSTASSAYSAPQLAVLAQINKVRAANGAKALTMNSQLVAAARQHNLVMAGGCGLSHQCAGEGNAGARISAQGLKWSAYAENIGYGSTSAATDAAHTATATRITQSMIDEVAPNDGHRRNILNPSLGQIGIDLYRDAKGTLWMTQDFSN